In Blautia sp. SC05B48, a single genomic region encodes these proteins:
- a CDS encoding DUF3847 domain-containing protein, protein MEKSLEQLKQEYEKTTVLLEQEKRKMQRLKNRQAYLESGSRKQRTHRLITRGAAIESIAPQTKELSEAEFYSLMESILNLPQAEHFIRSATENHARISGQEKGGD, encoded by the coding sequence ATGGAAAAATCTTTGGAACAGTTGAAGCAGGAATATGAAAAAACCACTGTCCTGCTGGAACAGGAAAAACGGAAAATGCAGCGTTTGAAAAACCGGCAGGCGTATCTGGAAAGCGGTTCCCGGAAACAGAGGACGCACCGGCTGATTACCCGTGGGGCAGCTATTGAGAGCATTGCACCACAGACAAAGGAGCTATCCGAAGCGGAATTTTATTCCCTCATGGAAAGCATTTTGAATCTGCCGCAGGCGGAGCATTTCATCCGGTCTGCCACAGAGAACCACGCCCGTATTTCCGGGCAGGAGAAAGGCGGTGACTAA
- a CDS encoding helix-turn-helix domain-containing protein, protein MNDKKRLNSYEDLPLVLDVADIQRIMGISRASAYELVHTPGFPAFRRGRLIKVSKIAFFEWMAKGSETVPGSDK, encoded by the coding sequence ATGAACGATAAAAAGAGATTGAACAGCTACGAGGATTTACCGCTGGTTCTGGATGTGGCGGACATTCAGCGGATTATGGGAATTTCAAGAGCGAGCGCCTATGAGCTGGTACACACACCCGGCTTTCCAGCGTTCCGCAGGGGCAGACTTATCAAGGTCAGCAAAATTGCTTTCTTTGAATGGATGGCAAAAGGCTCCGAAACCGTACCGGGAAGCGACAAATAA
- the mobQ gene encoding MobQ family relaxase yields MALYHFSIAQIKRSAGQSAIASAAYRAGERLYSSYYGEVSDYTKKGGVIASEIMLPPHAPEIYLDRATLWNAVENCEKHPKAQLAYSFDIAMQNELTLEENMELARKFVQEQFVTKGMIADLAFHSPEKEDGGIPNPHFHVMTTMRPLNPDGTWGQKQRREYLLDEDGNRIRDKNGDYMFNAVHTTDWHEPETLEHWREQWAAAVNTKFEEKGLDVRIDHRSYVRQGLDLIPTVHEGANVRQMEAKGIRTEKGELNRWIKATNRLMQDVRKKIKALFVWMAEVKEELSKPQTPSLADLLIAYYNQRNAGAWSNKARTGNLKQFAEAVNYLTENKLLTLEDLQERLSSVNEEFEALSDSMKKKSARIKELQELIREGENYQRLKPVHTELNNIKFKKQREKFETSHDAELRLFYAARRILKEKLDGKPIALKAWKQEYAQLKTEYAELSPQHKPLREEVIRLRQVQNAVDTALRRREQPQAVQRKKHEMEL; encoded by the coding sequence ATAGCACTTTATCATTTTTCAATCGCACAGATCAAGCGCAGCGCCGGTCAGAGCGCCATTGCCAGCGCAGCCTATCGAGCCGGGGAGCGTCTTTACAGCAGCTACTATGGAGAAGTCAGCGACTACACCAAAAAGGGCGGCGTGATCGCTTCGGAAATCATGCTGCCGCCCCATGCGCCGGAAATATATCTTGACCGGGCGACCCTCTGGAATGCTGTGGAGAACTGCGAGAAACATCCAAAAGCACAGCTTGCCTATTCCTTTGATATTGCCATGCAGAATGAATTGACGCTGGAAGAAAACATGGAGCTGGCGAGGAAGTTCGTACAGGAGCAGTTTGTGACAAAAGGCATGATTGCCGACCTTGCTTTTCACAGCCCGGAGAAAGAGGACGGCGGCATCCCTAACCCGCATTTTCATGTGATGACAACCATGCGCCCTTTGAACCCGGATGGCACATGGGGACAAAAACAGCGTCGGGAATATCTTCTTGATGAAGATGGAAACCGAATCCGGGATAAAAACGGCGATTATATGTTTAACGCTGTCCATACAACAGACTGGCATGAGCCGGAAACGCTGGAACACTGGCGGGAGCAGTGGGCGGCTGCCGTTAATACAAAATTTGAGGAAAAAGGGCTGGATGTGCGTATCGACCACCGTTCCTATGTGCGGCAGGGGCTTGACCTGATACCTACTGTCCACGAGGGAGCTAATGTCCGGCAGATGGAAGCAAAGGGCATCCGCACCGAGAAAGGGGAACTGAACCGCTGGATTAAAGCCACCAACCGGCTCATGCAGGATGTGAGGAAGAAGATCAAAGCCCTGTTTGTCTGGATGGCAGAGGTAAAAGAAGAACTTTCCAAACCGCAGACACCGAGCCTTGCCGACCTGTTGATCGCTTATTACAACCAGCGCAACGCAGGGGCATGGAGCAATAAAGCCAGAACCGGAAACTTAAAGCAGTTTGCCGAAGCCGTCAATTATCTGACGGAAAACAAGCTGCTCACATTAGAGGATTTGCAGGAGCGTCTTTCCTCTGTCAACGAAGAATTTGAAGCGTTAAGCGACTCCATGAAAAAGAAATCTGCCCGGATAAAGGAATTGCAGGAATTGATACGGGAGGGCGAGAATTACCAGCGGCTAAAACCTGTTCATACGGAATTGAACAATATCAAGTTTAAGAAACAGAGGGAGAAATTTGAAACATCCCACGATGCGGAGTTACGGCTGTTTTATGCCGCCCGCCGTATTTTGAAAGAAAAACTGGACGGAAAACCCATTGCCCTGAAAGCATGGAAACAGGAATACGCACAGTTAAAAACAGAGTATGCCGAACTGTCTCCGCAGCACAAGCCACTCCGGGAGGAAGTCATACGGCTACGGCAGGTGCAGAACGCCGTAGATACCGCACTGCGCCGGAGGGAGCAGCCACAGGCAGTACAGAGAAAGAAACATGAGATGGAGCTATGA
- a CDS encoding CHC2 zinc finger domain-containing protein, producing the protein MNVFEAVKQSVTTRQAASFYGIRVGRNGMVCCPFHNDRTPSMKVDSRFYCFGCGASGDVIDFAALLHGLGKREAAVRLAEDFGVSYEKSGNAPPDRKRHNRSQPRQKSAEQRFQETERYCFRVLCDYLRLLEHWKTAHAPQPQDAIWHPLFVEALQRISYTEYLLDILLYGEIEEKAALIAAQGKEVLRLEQRISELAAGNAGSGQKDDGHNGTGADTGRNPGNIRGDAERRREEQHPKLPDGVPA; encoded by the coding sequence TTGAATGTATTTGAAGCGGTGAAACAGTCTGTTACCACCCGGCAGGCTGCTTCATTCTATGGAATCCGGGTGGGGAGAAACGGCATGGTCTGCTGTCCATTCCACAATGACCGCACGCCCAGCATGAAAGTGGACAGCCGCTTTTACTGCTTCGGCTGCGGGGCTTCCGGGGATGTGATCGACTTTGCCGCTTTGCTACATGGATTGGGGAAACGGGAAGCTGCGGTCAGGCTTGCGGAGGACTTCGGCGTTTCCTATGAGAAATCCGGCAATGCGCCGCCAGATAGGAAGCGTCACAACAGGTCACAGCCCCGACAAAAATCAGCGGAGCAGAGATTTCAGGAAACGGAACGGTATTGTTTCCGGGTGCTATGCGATTATCTGCGCCTGCTGGAGCATTGGAAAACAGCACACGCCCCACAGCCGCAGGATGCCATCTGGCATCCTCTTTTTGTGGAAGCGTTGCAGAGGATAAGCTACACAGAATACCTTTTGGATATTTTGTTATACGGAGAAATAGAAGAAAAAGCGGCATTGATCGCCGCACAGGGAAAGGAGGTGTTGCGGCTTGAACAGCGAATTTCAGAGCTTGCCGCCGGAAACGCAGGAAGCGGTCAAAAGGACGATGGACACAATGGAACCGGCGCAGACACCGGCAGAAATCCGGGAAACATTAGAGGGGACGCAGAAAGGCGGCGTGAAGAACAGCATCCGAAACTGCCTGACGGTGTTCCAGCGTGA
- a CDS encoding recombinase family protein — MKQPYNTTIYNTALYLRLSRDDELQGESGSIQTQRMMLRQYAAEHGLTVVDEYIDDGWSGTNFERPSFQRMIDDIEDGKINCVVTKDLSRLGRNYILTGQYTEIYFPSKGVRYIAINDNVDTINGESELAPFLNILNEMHARQTSKKVKAAMHTRFANGAHYGAYAPLGYVKDPDKKGHLLIDPETRWIVEKIFDLAVHGRGAASITRILVEEKVPTPGWLNYERYGTFANIYAGAPAEKAYAWTIAQVKSILKEETYIGHSIHNKQSNISFKNKKKVRKPQEEWYRVENTHEAIISEEVFQKVQELIASRRRKRRNGTTQIFAGLIKCADCGWSLAYGENKQNKNPYGYYHCSKNGQGLRQCSMHYIRYDVLYAYVLARLQYWSMLAQKDEDKLLKRLLNASDRERNSAKKKQAAELKKAEKRKAEVDGLFAKMYEDWSAGRITEYNFNMLSEKYQNEQKELETKIRQLHETMEAAVQTAADAEKWIALMKQYVNPVELTAELLNTLIEKITVHEAVKGEDGSREQEVEIYYRFIGKID, encoded by the coding sequence GTGAAACAACCATACAATACAACGATTTATAACACTGCACTATATTTGAGATTGAGCCGTGACGATGAATTACAGGGGGAAAGCGGCAGTATCCAGACCCAGCGCATGATGCTTAGACAGTATGCCGCAGAGCATGGGCTGACCGTTGTAGACGAGTACATTGACGACGGATGGAGTGGGACAAATTTCGAGCGTCCAAGTTTCCAAAGGATGATTGATGACATCGAAGACGGGAAAATCAACTGCGTTGTCACAAAGGACTTATCCCGTCTGGGAAGAAACTATATCCTGACCGGTCAGTACACGGAAATCTATTTCCCCAGCAAGGGAGTACGCTACATTGCCATCAATGACAATGTGGACACCATCAACGGAGAAAGCGAGCTTGCACCGTTCTTAAACATCCTGAATGAAATGCACGCCCGACAGACCAGCAAAAAGGTCAAGGCTGCCATGCACACAAGATTTGCCAATGGCGCACACTATGGAGCCTATGCACCGCTGGGCTATGTAAAAGACCCGGACAAAAAAGGTCATCTTCTGATCGACCCGGAAACACGCTGGATTGTAGAGAAGATTTTTGACCTTGCTGTACACGGGCGTGGAGCCGCCAGCATTACACGGATTCTGGTGGAGGAAAAAGTACCTACCCCCGGCTGGCTGAACTATGAAAGATACGGGACTTTCGCCAATATCTACGCCGGTGCGCCCGCAGAAAAAGCCTATGCGTGGACGATAGCACAGGTCAAGAGCATTTTGAAAGAGGAAACCTACATCGGTCACAGCATTCACAACAAGCAGAGCAACATTTCATTCAAGAACAAGAAAAAGGTGCGGAAGCCGCAGGAAGAATGGTATCGTGTGGAAAATACCCACGAAGCCATCATTTCTGAAGAAGTGTTCCAAAAAGTTCAGGAGCTGATTGCAAGCAGACGCAGGAAACGCAGAAACGGTACGACACAGATTTTCGCAGGATTGATAAAATGTGCAGACTGCGGATGGTCTTTAGCCTATGGGGAAAACAAGCAGAATAAGAACCCATACGGGTACTACCATTGCAGCAAGAACGGGCAGGGATTACGCCAGTGTTCCATGCACTATATCCGCTATGATGTACTGTATGCCTATGTGCTTGCAAGACTGCAATACTGGTCTATGCTGGCACAGAAAGACGAGGACAAGCTGCTGAAACGCCTGCTCAATGCCAGCGACAGGGAAAGAAACTCTGCGAAGAAAAAGCAGGCTGCGGAGCTGAAAAAGGCAGAGAAGCGTAAAGCCGAGGTTGACGGGCTGTTTGCTAAAATGTATGAGGACTGGTCTGCCGGACGCATAACCGAGTATAACTTCAATATGCTGTCCGAGAAGTACCAGAACGAGCAAAAGGAGCTTGAAACAAAAATAAGACAGCTTCACGAAACGATGGAAGCCGCCGTACAGACCGCAGCGGATGCTGAAAAGTGGATTGCCCTGATGAAACAGTATGTCAACCCTGTGGAGCTGACCGCCGAACTTCTGAACACTCTAATTGAAAAAATAACCGTCCACGAAGCTGTCAAGGGCGAGGACGGAAGCCGTGAGCAGGAAGTAGAAATCTACTACCGCTTCATCGGCAAAATCGACTGA
- a CDS encoding RNA-guided endonuclease TnpB family protein, with the protein MNRAVKIRIYPNKEQRVQIEQTIGCSRFIYNQMLADKISYYQKEKKMLRNTPAGYKKEYPWLKEVDSLALANAQLHLESAFRKFFREPACGFPRYKSKKHVRNSYTTNALNGNILLQDTHLKLPKMSVIRIKLHRQIPSDWKLKSVTVSREPSGKYFASLLFCCEDQTVEKRPAERFLGIDFAMQGMCVFSTGERAGYPMFYRKAEKKLAREQRKLSHCEKESRNYQKQKKRAALCHEKIKNQRKDFQHKLSRELAERYDAVCVEDLNLKGMSGGLHLGKGVQDNGYGQFLFMLGYKLEECGKHLIKVDRYFASSKICSVCGHKKKELALSDRMYVCECGNRMDRYVNAAVNIREEGKRIYKECA; encoded by the coding sequence ATGAACCGCGCCGTAAAAATAAGGATCTATCCAAATAAAGAGCAGAGAGTTCAGATAGAGCAAACAATCGGCTGCAGCCGCTTTATCTATAACCAGATGCTTGCAGATAAGATCAGCTATTACCAGAAAGAAAAAAAGATGCTCCGGAACACACCGGCCGGATATAAAAAGGAATATCCATGGCTGAAAGAGGTGGATTCCCTTGCCCTGGCGAATGCGCAGCTGCATCTGGAAAGTGCGTTCCGGAAGTTTTTTCGGGAACCAGCCTGTGGATTTCCACGTTATAAATCAAAGAAGCATGTAAGAAATTCATATACGACCAATGCACTAAATGGAAATATCCTTTTGCAGGATACCCATCTGAAGCTTCCAAAGATGTCCGTCATAAGGATAAAACTTCACCGTCAGATTCCATCAGACTGGAAACTGAAGTCTGTAACTGTGAGCCGTGAGCCATCCGGGAAATATTTTGCCAGCCTTTTGTTCTGCTGTGAGGACCAAACAGTGGAAAAAAGACCGGCAGAGAGATTTCTTGGGATCGATTTTGCCATGCAGGGAATGTGTGTATTTTCTACAGGAGAAAGAGCCGGGTACCCTATGTTTTACAGAAAAGCAGAGAAAAAACTTGCAAGAGAACAGAGAAAGCTCTCCCACTGTGAAAAAGAAAGCCGGAACTATCAGAAACAGAAAAAAAGAGCAGCTTTATGTCATGAAAAGATAAAGAATCAGAGAAAAGATTTCCAGCATAAGCTCAGCAGGGAGCTTGCGGAAAGATATGATGCAGTATGTGTGGAAGATCTGAATCTGAAGGGAATGTCCGGAGGGCTGCACCTTGGGAAAGGTGTGCAGGATAACGGGTACGGGCAGTTTCTGTTCATGCTGGGATACAAGTTGGAAGAATGCGGAAAACATCTTATAAAAGTAGACCGTTATTTTGCATCCAGCAAGATCTGCAGTGTATGCGGACATAAGAAAAAGGAACTGGCATTGTCGGATAGAATGTATGTTTGTGAATGTGGAAATAGGATGGACCGGTATGTGAATG
- a CDS encoding virulence-associated E family protein, with protein MDTMEPAQTPAEIRETLEGTQKGGVKNSIRNCLTVFQRDPLFRGALRLNLLTEQIDIVKPLGWERTSTTLTDMDMNYLLLYLEENYGLTSEKKVQSAIKIVANENRYHPVRDYLNSLQWDGTERIRYALHHFLGADTDEYTYEALKLFLMGAIRRVFRPGSKFEVMLCLVGGQGAGKSTFFRLLAGRDEWFSDDLKKLDDENVYRKLQGHWIIEMSEMIATANAKSIEEIKSFLSRQKETYKVPYETHPADRLRQCVFGGTTNRQDFLPRDRTGNRRFLPVTVYPERAEVHILDDEAAARAYIEQMWAEAMTVYRSGKYKLSFSMEMNRYLNAHQQDFMQEDTQAGMIYAYLEDYTGDRVCSKQLYEEALGNLNSPADWETRAICEIMNTGIAGGIIQGWVAYKSPKRYKKYGSQKGWERVNQAPPEGDGFQEITEEEARQMELPF; from the coding sequence ATGGACACAATGGAACCGGCGCAGACACCGGCAGAAATCCGGGAAACATTAGAGGGGACGCAGAAAGGCGGCGTGAAGAACAGCATCCGAAACTGCCTGACGGTGTTCCAGCGTGACCCTCTGTTTCGCGGGGCGCTGCGCCTGAACCTTTTGACGGAGCAGATTGACATTGTGAAGCCGCTGGGCTGGGAGCGCACCAGTACCACGCTGACCGACATGGACATGAACTACCTGCTTTTGTATCTGGAAGAAAATTACGGGCTTACCAGCGAGAAAAAGGTGCAGAGCGCCATCAAGATTGTTGCCAATGAAAACCGCTACCATCCAGTCAGGGATTACCTGAACAGCCTGCAATGGGACGGCACAGAGCGCATCCGTTACGCCCTGCATCACTTTCTGGGAGCCGATACGGACGAATACACCTATGAAGCCTTGAAACTGTTCCTGATGGGAGCCATCCGGCGGGTATTCAGACCGGGGAGCAAGTTTGAGGTCATGCTCTGTCTGGTTGGTGGTCAGGGAGCCGGGAAATCTACCTTTTTCCGGCTGCTGGCAGGCAGGGACGAATGGTTTTCAGACGATTTGAAAAAGCTGGACGATGAAAATGTGTACCGCAAGCTGCAAGGGCATTGGATTATCGAGATGTCGGAGATGATTGCCACAGCCAACGCCAAGAGTATTGAGGAAATCAAGTCATTCTTAAGCCGCCAGAAAGAAACCTACAAAGTGCCGTATGAGACACATCCGGCAGACCGGCTGCGGCAATGTGTATTTGGAGGGACGACCAACCGGCAGGACTTTTTGCCCCGTGATCGCACCGGCAACCGGCGCTTTCTCCCCGTGACGGTGTACCCGGAACGGGCGGAGGTTCACATACTGGACGATGAAGCGGCGGCGAGGGCGTATATCGAACAGATGTGGGCGGAAGCCATGACGGTTTATCGCAGTGGGAAGTATAAGCTGTCATTCAGCATGGAAATGAACCGATACCTGAACGCCCACCAGCAGGACTTTATGCAGGAAGACACACAGGCCGGCATGATCTACGCCTATTTGGAGGACTACACCGGCGACAGGGTATGTTCCAAGCAGCTTTATGAGGAAGCGCTGGGGAACTTAAATTCCCCGGCAGACTGGGAGACACGGGCAATCTGCGAGATTATGAATACCGGCATTGCGGGCGGCATCATACAGGGCTGGGTAGCCTACAAAAGCCCGAAGCGGTATAAGAAATACGGTTCTCAAAAAGGCTGGGAGCGTGTCAACCAAGCTCCGCCGGAGGGGGACGGTTTTCAGGAAATCACGGAAGAAGAAGCCCGGCAAATGGAACTTCCATTCTGA
- a CDS encoding XRE family transcriptional regulator, with amino-acid sequence MPDISILVDIADYYDISIPEIISGERKSEMMNEEERKIAKTMSDYATTEKEKIFKEMKLQSVMGVCALVLYWILHETGAYMYNDVLGKLAGYCETLVSVSVIMMAAFTTGSLSKVRSKSRKVFVFENFPKPMQLVVTAVVAFGGAAVLKLVLVHFFGL; translated from the coding sequence ATGCCGGATATCAGTATTCTTGTGGATATTGCAGATTATTATGATATCAGTATTCCGGAGATTATCAGTGGGGAAAGGAAAAGCGAGATGATGAACGAAGAAGAAAGAAAAATTGCTAAAACAATGTCAGATTATGCAACTACAGAGAAAGAGAAGATTTTTAAAGAAATGAAGCTCCAAAGTGTCATGGGAGTTTGTGCATTGGTTCTATACTGGATTCTGCATGAAACAGGTGCATATATGTATAATGATGTGTTAGGAAAGCTTGCCGGCTATTGTGAGACCTTGGTATCTGTGTCAGTCATAATGATGGCAGCATTTACGACAGGATCTTTAAGCAAGGTGCGGAGCAAGAGTAGGAAAGTTTTTGTGTTCGAAAATTTCCCAAAACCTATGCAATTAGTTGTAACTGCAGTTGTTGCTTTTGGTGGAGCTGCTGTGCTCAAGCTGGTACTGGTGCATTTTTTCGGCTTATAA